In one window of Mesorhizobium sp. B2-1-1 DNA:
- a CDS encoding ABC transporter substrate-binding protein — protein sequence MRKCVRVLLAGLAMVMSVTAPSLAQTLRWSSAGDVISYDPNAQVDSFTQSVQNMVFDGLVRRNKEMAIEPALATSWEIVSPTRWRFKLRQGVKFHEGQPFNADDVVATIQRQIDPGARNRENLSAVTGVEKVDDYTVDLILRGPYPLLLNDLVAIYMMSKPWMEEHNALKPGNASTGVVTYASNHANGTGAFKLVSYEPDSRSVFAVNKEWWDKPQHNLTGVEFRPIASNATRVAALLSGELDMIAPVPLQDIDRVANTAGLKVVENPSLREIFLGFSFRPELHAAPGKPNPLLNVKVRQALWHAVDLNTIQKRLMRGKSRTSGTLVAPQVTGYDQSIDVALDYDVAKAKSMLAEAGYPDGFKVGLACSNDRYIADEQICLAIASMWAKIGVEADVHVESKTTYFPRMDKGDLDIYMLGWASLPPMDGYSVLQALLATNDGNYGGSNPNGLSNAKIDELARSASTELDEAKRVDMLKAAFKITHDEALYLPLHQQPVAWAMSDKVDMPQFPDEYVRPWFAHMN from the coding sequence ATGAGAAAATGCGTTAGGGTCCTGCTCGCCGGACTTGCGATGGTGATGTCGGTGACAGCGCCTTCGCTTGCACAGACACTGCGCTGGTCATCGGCCGGCGACGTCATTTCGTACGATCCGAATGCCCAGGTCGACAGTTTTACCCAGAGCGTCCAGAACATGGTGTTCGACGGGCTGGTGCGCCGCAACAAGGAAATGGCTATCGAGCCTGCGCTTGCGACCTCCTGGGAGATCGTCTCGCCGACGCGCTGGCGCTTCAAGCTGCGGCAGGGCGTCAAGTTCCACGAAGGTCAACCCTTCAATGCCGACGATGTCGTCGCCACCATCCAACGTCAGATCGATCCCGGCGCGCGCAACCGAGAAAACCTCTCCGCCGTAACCGGCGTCGAGAAGGTCGACGACTACACGGTCGACCTGATCCTGCGCGGACCCTATCCGCTGCTCCTGAACGATCTCGTCGCCATCTACATGATGAGCAAGCCATGGATGGAGGAGCACAATGCCCTCAAGCCCGGCAATGCCTCAACGGGGGTCGTCACCTACGCCAGCAATCATGCCAATGGCACCGGCGCGTTCAAGCTGGTCAGCTACGAGCCGGACTCGCGCTCGGTCTTCGCCGTCAACAAGGAATGGTGGGACAAGCCGCAGCACAATCTGACGGGGGTGGAATTCCGCCCGATCGCTTCGAACGCCACGCGCGTCGCGGCGCTGCTTTCGGGCGAACTCGACATGATCGCGCCGGTCCCGTTGCAGGACATCGACCGGGTCGCCAACACCGCCGGCCTGAAGGTTGTCGAGAACCCGTCGCTGCGCGAGATCTTTCTCGGCTTCAGCTTCCGGCCGGAGCTTCATGCAGCGCCCGGCAAGCCCAATCCGCTGCTGAACGTGAAAGTGCGCCAGGCGCTTTGGCACGCGGTCGACCTGAACACGATCCAGAAGCGTTTGATGCGCGGAAAGTCGCGCACCTCCGGCACACTGGTCGCGCCACAGGTCACCGGCTACGATCAGTCGATCGACGTAGCGCTGGACTATGATGTCGCGAAGGCGAAATCCATGCTGGCGGAAGCCGGCTATCCCGACGGCTTCAAGGTTGGACTGGCCTGTTCCAACGACCGCTACATCGCCGACGAACAGATCTGCCTGGCAATCGCGTCGATGTGGGCCAAGATCGGCGTCGAGGCCGACGTGCACGTCGAAAGCAAGACGACCTATTTCCCTCGAATGGATAAGGGCGATCTCGATATCTATATGCTCGGATGGGCCTCGCTACCGCCGATGGATGGCTACAGCGTGCTGCAAGCCTTGCTGGCGACCAATGACGGCAATTATGGCGGCAGCAACCCCAACGGGCTTTCCAACGCCAAGATTGACGAATTGGCCCGTTCGGCATCGACCGAACTCGACGAGGCCAAGCGGGTGGATATGCTGAAGGCGGCCTTCAAGATCACGCATGATGAGGCCCTCTATCTGCCGCTGCACCAGCAGCCGGTCGCCTGGGCGATGAGCGACAAGGTCGACATGCCGCAATTCCCCGACGAGTATGTGCGTCCCTGGTTCGCGCATATGAACTAG